One Bacteroidota bacterium genomic window carries:
- the cysC gene encoding adenylyl-sulfate kinase encodes MHFPIKQKPAKVIWLTGLSGAGKTTLAKGFGARLESIGIAWILLDGDEVRKTLCSDLGYSIEDRCENIRRVAREASRLRKEGKTVIAAFISPTIEIRSMAREIIGSENYIEIYLCTPLEVCEKRDRKGLYKKARAGEISNFTGIDSLYEPPLNPLLSIDTSHKTVDKCLDELEKILFD; translated from the coding sequence ATGCATTTTCCGATCAAACAAAAACCTGCAAAAGTAATCTGGCTGACAGGTCTATCCGGGGCAGGCAAAACCACTCTGGCAAAAGGCTTTGGTGCACGTTTGGAGAGCATTGGCATTGCCTGGATCTTGCTCGATGGCGATGAAGTAAGAAAAACCCTATGCAGCGATCTTGGATACAGCATAGAAGATCGCTGCGAAAACATCCGAAGGGTAGCCCGGGAGGCGAGCCGATTGCGCAAAGAAGGAAAAACGGTGATCGCAGCTTTTATTTCTCCTACTATCGAAATCCGATCCATGGCACGCGAAATTATAGGTTCGGAAAATTACATCGAGATCTACTTGTGTACTCCTCTTGAAGTATGCGAGAAAAGAGACCGAAAGGGATTATACAAAAAGGCCCGTGCTGGAGAGATAAGTAACTTCACTGGTATTGATTCTCTCTACGAACCACCGCTGAACCCCTTGCTCAGCATCGATACAAGCCATAAAACTGTGGATAAGTGCCTCGATGAATTAGAAAAAATACTGTTCGATTAG
- the pulA gene encoding type I pullulanase, translating to MDVRKLLLLFMTASLIFGLNSCQNELNSSDDAYADYPVYKQNDLWPEYSPRKTVLKIWAPKAEKVRVNIYEKGYGENMIESHLMAPYRKGSWIITLEGDYLGKYYTFQTQYDGKMLDHTPGIYATAVGVNGKRAMVVDLKQTNPDGWDSYERPAFQTPNDIVLYELHVRDMTSHPSSGSSFPGKYTGLTRQGTKNPQGKATGIDHMKELGITHVHLLPVFDYRTVDETQLNRPQFNWGYDPVNFNVPEGSYATNPFEAEVRIREFKEMVMAFHTNGIRVIMDVVYNHTHNEGNSNFDLEVPGYYYRTTADGKLSDASGCGNETASERAMMRKYIIESCKYWATEYHIDGFRIDLMGIHDIETINQLRADLTEMDPNIFIYGEGWTAGSSPLPDSLRALKKNMLHMPGVAAFSDDIRDGVKGHVFNLKSKGFVSGDTTLAETVKFGVVASTDHPQIDYTKIMYSKAAWASEPAQSIGYVSSHDNNTLFDKLTLACPDASLADIKRMHKLANAIVLTSQNVPFLHAGVELMRTKKGIENSYNQPDSVNQINWNWKTENEDIFSYYKSLIELRKAHPAFRMHTRDQIVKHLRFIETQSNSVVAFSINDYANGDSWKNIFVVYNALPGEYKLQLPSGNWSVIAKGQWIVPEGIEQVTDSVQVPAISMMVLFQ from the coding sequence ATGGATGTACGTAAACTACTGCTATTATTTATGACTGCAAGTCTCATTTTTGGATTAAATTCTTGCCAGAACGAATTAAACTCTTCTGACGATGCCTATGCCGATTATCCTGTTTACAAACAAAACGATTTGTGGCCAGAGTATTCTCCGCGTAAAACCGTTTTGAAAATTTGGGCCCCTAAAGCAGAAAAGGTTAGAGTGAATATTTACGAAAAGGGATATGGTGAAAACATGATTGAATCTCACCTCATGGCACCCTACCGGAAGGGAAGCTGGATAATTACTCTCGAGGGCGACTACCTTGGTAAGTACTATACTTTCCAGACTCAATACGATGGAAAAATGCTCGACCATACCCCCGGCATTTACGCTACTGCAGTGGGTGTAAATGGAAAGAGGGCTATGGTTGTTGATCTGAAGCAAACCAACCCGGATGGATGGGATAGCTATGAACGACCTGCTTTTCAAACACCCAATGACATTGTACTCTATGAGTTGCATGTGCGCGATATGACTTCTCATCCCAGCTCTGGAAGCAGTTTTCCAGGGAAATATACCGGACTTACCAGGCAGGGTACCAAAAATCCACAGGGCAAGGCTACAGGGATTGATCACATGAAAGAACTTGGCATTACTCATGTGCACTTGCTCCCGGTGTTTGACTACCGTACCGTCGACGAAACACAGCTCAACCGGCCACAGTTTAACTGGGGATACGACCCTGTGAATTTCAATGTGCCAGAGGGTTCCTATGCAACAAATCCCTTCGAGGCTGAGGTCCGCATCCGCGAATTCAAGGAAATGGTTATGGCATTTCACACAAATGGTATTCGGGTAATCATGGATGTGGTGTATAACCATACCCACAATGAAGGTAATTCCAATTTCGACCTCGAAGTTCCGGGTTATTATTACCGCACTACAGCCGATGGAAAGCTATCCGATGCCTCTGGTTGTGGTAACGAAACTGCTTCAGAACGTGCCATGATGCGCAAGTATATTATTGAATCATGCAAATACTGGGCTACGGAATACCATATCGATGGATTCAGGATCGACCTGATGGGTATACACGATATCGAAACTATTAATCAGTTGAGGGCTGACCTTACCGAAATGGACCCCAATATTTTTATTTATGGCGAAGGATGGACAGCGGGCTCCAGTCCCCTTCCTGATAGTCTCAGGGCTTTGAAAAAGAACATGTTGCATATGCCTGGCGTTGCTGCTTTTAGCGACGATATCCGAGATGGAGTAAAGGGCCATGTGTTTAACCTCAAAAGCAAGGGTTTTGTGAGTGGTGATACTACTCTGGCAGAAACTGTAAAATTTGGTGTAGTGGCATCAACCGACCATCCACAGATAGATTACACAAAAATTATGTATTCAAAAGCGGCGTGGGCTTCAGAGCCGGCCCAATCGATCGGATACGTATCAAGTCACGATAACAACACTCTATTCGATAAGCTTACCTTAGCCTGCCCCGATGCCAGCCTGGCAGATATCAAACGCATGCACAAATTGGCCAATGCCATTGTACTTACCTCGCAAAATGTACCTTTTCTGCATGCCGGGGTTGAATTGATGCGCACCAAAAAAGGGATTGAAAATTCTTACAATCAGCCCGACTCAGTGAACCAGATTAACTGGAACTGGAAAACCGAAAATGAAGATATTTTTTCCTATTACAAAAGCCTCATTGAACTTCGCAAGGCTCATCCTGCATTTCGCATGCATACACGCGACCAGATTGTCAAACACCTTCGTTTCATTGAAACACAATCGAACTCTGTGGTAGCTTTTAGTATAAACGATTACGCCAATGGCGACAGCTGGAAGAATATCTTTGTCGTTTACAATGCTTTGCCCGGTGAGTATAAACTACAGCTTCCTTCCGGTAACTGGTCGGTTATTGCCAAGGGCCAATGGATTGTACCTGAGGGCATTGAGCAGGTGACGGACAGTGTGCAGGTACCTGCCATCTCCATGATGGTACTCTTTCAGTAA
- a CDS encoding sugar transferase, with amino-acid sequence MKVKTIFIFLGDLILLCLSLLFVIEINDRSLTGILERYQESLLLFMLIWILVSFVSKKYISPGNQRRNIWISSFRIAITSLIVLGIISTLMYLFRVDYFSRFVVFGTLFTLSLAELLLTAIYYSFKNASSTEPPVYRKHYKAFKNKEHSKLFREGASTLDITLPEGIAHQRSQAILESLGKEGLAFVETYAPIKENSTLVLSTITYRTIQLMNAPGMNAFVNLERVNDFRYINKFFEAVNHQLPKGGIFIDYFEEKNQRKRRILKKFPPVINYIYYSFDYLIKRVFPKFMLTKQIYFILTRGNNRVLTKAEAFGRLYSCGFELIEELETREITLFAAIKTKKPLYPVQPTYGPLIKLKRVGKKGKIIEVYKIRTMHPYSEFIQEYVYKKEGLNEGGKFKSDFRVSTLGRFFRALWLDELPMLLNVVKGELKIVGVRPLSEHYFKLYSEEHRERRIKYRPGLIPPFYVDNPKTLEEITASEKKYFDLYDKHPLRTDLSYFFRALYNILFKHARSA; translated from the coding sequence TTGAAAGTAAAAACCATTTTTATATTTCTGGGCGACCTTATTCTACTGTGCCTGTCCTTGCTTTTCGTTATTGAGATTAACGATCGATCACTGACAGGCATTCTGGAACGCTATCAAGAGTCTCTGCTTTTGTTTATGCTTATCTGGATTCTTGTATCATTTGTTAGCAAGAAATACATTTCTCCTGGTAATCAGCGAAGAAATATTTGGATAAGCTCCTTTCGCATTGCAATTACCAGCCTGATTGTTTTAGGTATCATATCTACCTTAATGTACCTTTTCAGAGTCGACTATTTTTCGCGTTTTGTGGTGTTTGGCACACTGTTCACTCTTAGCCTTGCCGAACTTTTGCTTACTGCCATCTATTATTCATTTAAAAATGCTAGTTCGACCGAACCTCCGGTTTACAGAAAACATTATAAGGCCTTTAAAAACAAAGAGCACAGTAAACTATTCCGCGAAGGAGCATCGACCCTGGACATTACACTACCTGAAGGAATTGCCCATCAGCGAAGTCAGGCGATTTTGGAAAGTCTCGGAAAAGAAGGCCTTGCTTTCGTAGAAACCTACGCTCCGATTAAAGAAAATTCAACCCTGGTATTAAGCACCATTACCTACCGCACTATTCAGCTTATGAATGCCCCTGGCATGAATGCTTTTGTAAACCTCGAACGGGTAAATGACTTTCGGTATATCAACAAATTTTTCGAAGCAGTCAATCACCAACTACCAAAAGGCGGCATTTTTATCGACTATTTCGAAGAAAAGAATCAACGAAAACGACGGATACTCAAGAAATTCCCCCCCGTAATCAACTACATTTATTACAGTTTCGATTATCTGATAAAAAGGGTATTTCCTAAGTTTATGTTAACCAAACAGATATATTTTATCCTTACCCGGGGCAATAACCGCGTGCTCACCAAAGCTGAGGCATTTGGCCGGTTATACAGCTGTGGATTCGAACTCATTGAAGAGCTTGAAACCCGAGAAATAACTTTGTTTGCAGCTATAAAAACCAAAAAACCCCTTTATCCGGTTCAGCCTACTTATGGGCCTCTGATTAAACTTAAGCGCGTAGGTAAAAAAGGAAAAATTATCGAAGTGTATAAAATTCGTACCATGCACCCCTATTCAGAATTTATTCAGGAATATGTCTACAAAAAGGAAGGGTTGAATGAGGGTGGAAAGTTTAAATCAGACTTCAGGGTCTCGACTCTTGGTCGATTTTTCAGGGCACTTTGGCTTGATGAACTGCCCATGTTGTTGAATGTGGTAAAGGGCGAATTAAAAATTGTTGGGGTGCGCCCATTAAGTGAACATTATTTTAAACTTTACAGCGAAGAACATCGTGAGAGAAGGATAAAATACCGCCCCGGATTAATCCCTCCATTTTATGTCGATAACCCAAAAACCCTGGAAGAAATTACTGCCTCGGAGAAAAAATATTTCGATTTGTACGATAAACACCCTCTGCGTACCGATCTGAGTTATTTTTTCAGAGCACTTTATAATATCCTCTTTAAACATGCCAGAAGCGCATAG